From the Cryptomeria japonica chromosome 2, Sugi_1.0, whole genome shotgun sequence genome, one window contains:
- the LOC131859936 gene encoding uncharacterized protein LOC131859936 produces the protein MVAAYAGNLSESSVTQAEGMALLWGLKMANDIGIKHLEIEGDSQVIINSIKGNALVGWRVEPILRDIRHLLVKMEDFTIDHIFREGNRAANSMAAEGRLQMGLRCWRDPNLLPITVKEILDKEKALCQERTNPSAQ, from the coding sequence ATGGTTGCAGCCTATGCTGGCAACCTCAGTGAAAGTTCGGTCACTCAAGCTGAGGGAATGGCCCTCCTCTGGGGGCTGAAAATGGCTAACGACATAGGAATAAAGCATCTGGAAATCGAAGGAGACTCTCAAGTTATTATCAACTCTATCAAAGGGAATGCTTTAGTTGGATGGAGAGTGGAACCCATTTTGAGGGATATCAGGCACTTGCtggtcaaaatggaggacttcaccaTAGACCACATCTTCAGAGAAGGAAATAGAGCGGCAAATTCCATGGCGGCTGAAGGAAGGCTGCAGATGGGCTTACGATGCTGGAGGGACCCCAATCTGCTGCCAATCACTGTTAAGGAAATCCTGGATAAGGAAAAAGCCTTGTGCCAGGAAAGGACTAACCCTTCCGCCCAATGA